From a region of the Rhodospirillaceae bacterium genome:
- a CDS encoding aldolase: MPDDIRTHVDSTIGSSLRTVGRTDKAKLALAARILAANGHAAGLAGQLTVRAEPDGWWTLPLGSGFEEASEDTLLRVDENVRTVEGAGIPNPAVRFHVWIYRARPDAHCIVHTHPPAASALSTIGRPLVCAHMDAMPLYDDCAWLPEWPGVPVADEEGRIISEALGGKSAILLAHHGLLTVGKSVEEATYLAYWFELAARMQLDAEAAGTLRSVEPAHGLEARRFLRQDAVVGASFDHLARRDG; this comes from the coding sequence ATGCCCGACGATATTCGCACCCACGTCGACAGCACGATCGGCAGCAGCCTCCGGACCGTCGGGCGGACGGACAAGGCGAAACTCGCGCTCGCGGCGCGCATCCTGGCGGCGAACGGCCACGCCGCGGGCCTCGCCGGCCAGCTCACCGTCCGCGCCGAGCCGGACGGCTGGTGGACCCTGCCGCTCGGTTCCGGTTTCGAGGAAGCGTCGGAAGACACCCTGCTGCGCGTCGACGAAAACGTCCGGACGGTCGAAGGCGCTGGCATCCCCAACCCCGCCGTCCGCTTCCATGTCTGGATTTACCGCGCCCGTCCGGACGCGCACTGCATCGTGCACACCCACCCGCCGGCGGCCTCGGCCCTGTCGACGATCGGCCGGCCGCTGGTCTGCGCCCATATGGACGCGATGCCGCTCTACGACGATTGCGCCTGGCTGCCCGAATGGCCCGGCGTGCCGGTCGCCGACGAGGAAGGCCGGATCATCTCCGAAGCGCTGGGCGGCAAGAGCGCCATCCTGCTGGCCCATCACGGCCTGCTGACCGTCGGCAAATCGGTCGAGGAGGCGACCTACCTCGCCTACTGGTTCGAACTGGCGGCGCGCATGCAGCTCGATGCCGAGGCCGCCGGAACCCTGCGCAGCGTCGAGCCGGCCCACGGCCTGGAGGCCCGCCGCTTCCTGCGCCAGGACGCCGTCGTCGGGGCCAGCTTCGAC